From the Maniola jurtina chromosome Z, ilManJurt1.1, whole genome shotgun sequence genome, one window contains:
- the LOC123880077 gene encoding MAGUK p55 subfamily member 7 isoform X1 — translation MDSATENWDPALTRLLSSLKEVQSGGEDVAFLSELLQSRQLHALVQVHNKIVAAQCKDDKFFPLLSNAMQVTLEVLEMFGDVVTNSNEYEELLNLLQKPHLQAILCTHDAVAQKDYYPHLPDIPQDTDDEEETVKIVQLVKSDEPLGGAQSAEPIVGATIKTDEETGKIVIARVMHGGAADRSGLIHAGDEVIEVNGVSVENKTPADVLSILQSSEGTITFKLVPSFGKGGSRESKVRVRALFNYNSSEDPYIPCKEAGLNFKKGDILHIVSQDDAYWWQARREGDRVMRAGLIPSRALQEGRIIHERQVDPQTMDGKPALCSPSTANSDCGPKTPCSPTPNATALLPCKSLPKVKKIIYDIKENDDFDREIIPTYEEVARLYPRPGLVRPIVLVGAPGVGRNELRRRLIATDPEKYVTPVPYTSRAQKPSEQNGKEYVFVTREKMEQDISEGKFIEHGEYKGNLYGTSAESVETIVNSGRVCVISPHWQALKMLRTPRLRPYIIFIKPPTLEKLIETRTTANARSTFDKESSRAFTEEEFTDIIRSSNRINFLYGYMFDEEIVNEDLAAALTQLLKLAWRVQSEPLWVPAAWVQ, via the exons ATGGATAGTGCAACAGAGAACTGGGATCCAg CTTTGACTCGGCTGTTATCTTCACTGAAAGAAGTGCAGTCAGGTGGGGAAGATGTTGCTTTTCTGAGTGAACTACTTCAATCTAGGCAACTTCATGCACTTGTTCAGGTGCATAACAAAATAGTGGCAGCCCAATGCAAAGATGACAAGTTTTTCCCCTTACTGTCAAATGCCATGCAAGTTACTTTAGAAGTGTTAGAAATGTTTGGAGATGTGGTAACAAATTCAAATGAATATGAAGAGCTCTTAAATTTGCTTCAAAAACCACATTTACAG GCGATTCTCTGTACTCATGATGCTGTGGCGCAAAAGGACTACTACCCTCATTTACCAGACATTCCGCAAGACACAGATGATGAGGAAGAAACTGTAAAAATAGTTCAACTAGTCAAAAGTGATGAACCACTG GGTGGAGCTCAGAGTGCCGAGCCAATAGTG GGTGCTACAATAAAGACCGATGAGGAGACTGGGAAGATTGTCATAGCTAGAGTGATGCACGGCGGTGCTGCGGACCGTTCAGGCCTCATTCACGCTGGTGATGAAGTAATTGAAGTCAATGGAGTTAGTGTGGAGAACAAAACGCCAGCGGATGTCTTATCTATCTTG CAAAGTTCAGAGGGGACCATAACATTTAAACTAGTGCCATCGTTTGGAAAAGGCGGGTCAAGAGAGAGTAAAGTGAGAGTTCGAGCATTGTTTAATTATAATTCTTCTGAAGATCCCTATATACCATGTAAGGAAGCAGGACTTAATTTCAAGAAGGGTGACATCCTGCACATAGTGTCCCAGGACGACGCATATTG GTGGCAAGCTCGTCGTGAGGGGGATCGCGTGATGCGAGCGGGGCTCATACCATCACGAGCTTTACAAGAGGGTCGAATTATACATGAACGCCAAGTCGACCCGCAAACTATGGATG GTAAGCCTGCACTTTGCAGCCCATCCACAGCCAATTCAGATTGCGGACCCAAAACTCCTTGTTCACCAACACCAAACGCCACCGCCCTGTTACCATGCAAATCGTTacctaaagtaaaaaaaatcatatacgACATCAAAGAGAACGATGACTTTGATCGGGAAATTATTCCAACATATGAAGAGGTGGCCAGACTCTATCCACGTCCTGGACTTGTGAGACCTATTGTACTGGTTGGCGCGCCCGGCGTCGGTCGTAACGAACTACGAAGGAGACTAATAGCAACCGATCCAGAGAAATACGTCACACCAGTACctt ATACCTCTCGCGCTCAAAAGCCCAGTGAACAAAATGGAAAGGAGTATGTGTTTGTTACGCGTGAGAAGATGGAGCAGGACATATCTGAGGGGAAGTTCATTGAGCACGGGGAGTATAAGGGGAACCTGTATGGAACTTCCGCAGAGAGTGTAGAAACTATAGTGAATTCAG GGCGTGTCTGTGTTATAAGCCCCCACTGGCAAGCCTTGAAGATGCTGCGCACGCCTCGGCTGCGCCCCtacattatatttataaagCCACCTACCTTAGAAAAACTCATCGAGACTAGAACTACTGCTAATGCTCGCTCCACTTTTGACAAGGAAAGTTCCAGAGCGTTTACG GAGGAAGAGTTTACAGATATAATAAGGTCTTCGAAtcgtattaattttttgtacggGTACATGTTCGACGAGGAGATAGTAAACGAGGATTTGGCGGCGGCTCTTACTCAGTTGCTGAAGTTGGCGTGGAGAGTGCAGTCCGAACCGCTCTGGGTACCGGCGGCGTGGGTTCAGTGA
- the LOC123880077 gene encoding MAGUK p55 subfamily member 7 isoform X2 has product MDSATENWDPALTRLLSSLKEVQSGGEDVAFLSELLQSRQLHALVQVHNKIVAAQCKDDKFFPLLSNAMQVTLEVLEMFGDVVTNSNEYEELLNLLQKPHLQAILCTHDAVAQKDYYPHLPDIPQDTDDEEETVKIVQLVKSDEPLGATIKTDEETGKIVIARVMHGGAADRSGLIHAGDEVIEVNGVSVENKTPADVLSILQSSEGTITFKLVPSFGKGGSRESKVRVRALFNYNSSEDPYIPCKEAGLNFKKGDILHIVSQDDAYWWQARREGDRVMRAGLIPSRALQEGRIIHERQVDPQTMDGKPALCSPSTANSDCGPKTPCSPTPNATALLPCKSLPKVKKIIYDIKENDDFDREIIPTYEEVARLYPRPGLVRPIVLVGAPGVGRNELRRRLIATDPEKYVTPVPYTSRAQKPSEQNGKEYVFVTREKMEQDISEGKFIEHGEYKGNLYGTSAESVETIVNSGRVCVISPHWQALKMLRTPRLRPYIIFIKPPTLEKLIETRTTANARSTFDKESSRAFTEEEFTDIIRSSNRINFLYGYMFDEEIVNEDLAAALTQLLKLAWRVQSEPLWVPAAWVQ; this is encoded by the exons ATGGATAGTGCAACAGAGAACTGGGATCCAg CTTTGACTCGGCTGTTATCTTCACTGAAAGAAGTGCAGTCAGGTGGGGAAGATGTTGCTTTTCTGAGTGAACTACTTCAATCTAGGCAACTTCATGCACTTGTTCAGGTGCATAACAAAATAGTGGCAGCCCAATGCAAAGATGACAAGTTTTTCCCCTTACTGTCAAATGCCATGCAAGTTACTTTAGAAGTGTTAGAAATGTTTGGAGATGTGGTAACAAATTCAAATGAATATGAAGAGCTCTTAAATTTGCTTCAAAAACCACATTTACAG GCGATTCTCTGTACTCATGATGCTGTGGCGCAAAAGGACTACTACCCTCATTTACCAGACATTCCGCAAGACACAGATGATGAGGAAGAAACTGTAAAAATAGTTCAACTAGTCAAAAGTGATGAACCACTG GGTGCTACAATAAAGACCGATGAGGAGACTGGGAAGATTGTCATAGCTAGAGTGATGCACGGCGGTGCTGCGGACCGTTCAGGCCTCATTCACGCTGGTGATGAAGTAATTGAAGTCAATGGAGTTAGTGTGGAGAACAAAACGCCAGCGGATGTCTTATCTATCTTG CAAAGTTCAGAGGGGACCATAACATTTAAACTAGTGCCATCGTTTGGAAAAGGCGGGTCAAGAGAGAGTAAAGTGAGAGTTCGAGCATTGTTTAATTATAATTCTTCTGAAGATCCCTATATACCATGTAAGGAAGCAGGACTTAATTTCAAGAAGGGTGACATCCTGCACATAGTGTCCCAGGACGACGCATATTG GTGGCAAGCTCGTCGTGAGGGGGATCGCGTGATGCGAGCGGGGCTCATACCATCACGAGCTTTACAAGAGGGTCGAATTATACATGAACGCCAAGTCGACCCGCAAACTATGGATG GTAAGCCTGCACTTTGCAGCCCATCCACAGCCAATTCAGATTGCGGACCCAAAACTCCTTGTTCACCAACACCAAACGCCACCGCCCTGTTACCATGCAAATCGTTacctaaagtaaaaaaaatcatatacgACATCAAAGAGAACGATGACTTTGATCGGGAAATTATTCCAACATATGAAGAGGTGGCCAGACTCTATCCACGTCCTGGACTTGTGAGACCTATTGTACTGGTTGGCGCGCCCGGCGTCGGTCGTAACGAACTACGAAGGAGACTAATAGCAACCGATCCAGAGAAATACGTCACACCAGTACctt ATACCTCTCGCGCTCAAAAGCCCAGTGAACAAAATGGAAAGGAGTATGTGTTTGTTACGCGTGAGAAGATGGAGCAGGACATATCTGAGGGGAAGTTCATTGAGCACGGGGAGTATAAGGGGAACCTGTATGGAACTTCCGCAGAGAGTGTAGAAACTATAGTGAATTCAG GGCGTGTCTGTGTTATAAGCCCCCACTGGCAAGCCTTGAAGATGCTGCGCACGCCTCGGCTGCGCCCCtacattatatttataaagCCACCTACCTTAGAAAAACTCATCGAGACTAGAACTACTGCTAATGCTCGCTCCACTTTTGACAAGGAAAGTTCCAGAGCGTTTACG GAGGAAGAGTTTACAGATATAATAAGGTCTTCGAAtcgtattaattttttgtacggGTACATGTTCGACGAGGAGATAGTAAACGAGGATTTGGCGGCGGCTCTTACTCAGTTGCTGAAGTTGGCGTGGAGAGTGCAGTCCGAACCGCTCTGGGTACCGGCGGCGTGGGTTCAGTGA